A single window of Enterobacteriaceae bacterium ESL0689 DNA harbors:
- a CDS encoding Maf family protein: MSELILASTSPARRMLLQKLALPFTCAAPEIDETPLTGESATDLVLRLAQMKAQSLAPYYPQHLIIGSDQVCMLDGKITGKPHNAANARQQLAQASGQVVTFYTGLALYHSASGRLQTHCELFHVHFLRLSSQQIDNYIDKEQPLNCAGSFKSEGLGISLFDQLEGRDPNTLVGLPLIALCQMLRRENCDPLLR; encoded by the coding sequence TGAACTTATTCTGGCCTCCACGTCACCGGCGCGGCGAATGCTTTTGCAAAAACTGGCGCTCCCCTTTACCTGTGCCGCACCTGAAATTGATGAAACACCCCTGACCGGTGAATCGGCCACTGATCTGGTGCTGCGTCTGGCACAGATGAAAGCGCAATCTCTCGCACCCTATTACCCACAGCATTTGATTATTGGCAGTGATCAGGTCTGCATGCTGGACGGAAAAATAACCGGAAAACCACATAATGCAGCGAATGCGCGACAACAGCTGGCGCAGGCCAGTGGACAGGTGGTCACGTTCTACACCGGTCTGGCACTGTATCATTCCGCCAGTGGCCGATTACAGACCCACTGTGAACTGTTTCATGTCCATTTCCTGAGGCTCAGTTCACAACAAATAGACAACTACATTGATAAAGAACAACCGCTGAATTGTGCAGGTAGCTTTAAAAGTGAGGGGTTGGGGATTAGCTTATTCGATCAGCTGGAGGGGCGCGATCCCAACACGCTGGTCGGTTTGCCATTGATCGCGTTGTGTCAGATGCTGCGCCGTGAAAATTGTGACCCGTTGCTAAGGTAA